A region of Phycisphaeraceae bacterium DNA encodes the following proteins:
- a CDS encoding DUF1080 domain-containing protein, translating to MSAAVAACEGHSQPQAPGQGAAPTSTAQEAGADATRVPGLAPPASVTGDASAAEPAAPVPEPPSAASRRLFNGTNLDGWKVFVPGDEDTSSLFVARDGVLICEGRPIGYIATTEQFESFELELEWRFDPERGAGNSGVLLRVADEDHVWPRSIEAQLHSGNAGDIWNIGEVPMQVDPDRTEGRRTRKMAESSERPLGEWNHYRIVLDGGALELHVNGVLQNTAEACEVRPGRVALQSEGAFIEFRNITLRPLPGTR from the coding sequence ATGTCCGCTGCAGTCGCGGCGTGCGAAGGCCACTCTCAGCCGCAGGCTCCGGGGCAGGGCGCTGCGCCGACATCCACCGCGCAAGAAGCAGGCGCGGATGCGACGCGGGTGCCCGGGCTCGCGCCGCCTGCGTCCGTAACGGGCGATGCGTCGGCAGCCGAGCCCGCAGCGCCCGTGCCGGAGCCGCCATCGGCGGCCTCGCGCCGGCTCTTCAACGGCACGAACCTTGATGGGTGGAAGGTCTTTGTGCCGGGTGACGAAGACACTTCATCGCTCTTCGTCGCGCGGGATGGCGTGCTCATCTGCGAGGGGCGTCCGATCGGCTACATCGCGACCACTGAGCAGTTCGAGAGTTTCGAACTCGAACTCGAGTGGCGCTTCGATCCGGAGCGCGGCGCGGGGAACTCCGGAGTGCTGTTGCGCGTGGCCGATGAGGACCATGTCTGGCCCCGGTCGATCGAGGCGCAGCTTCACTCCGGAAACGCGGGAGACATCTGGAACATCGGCGAGGTGCCCATGCAGGTCGATCCCGACCGCACGGAGGGGCGTCGCACCCGGAAGATGGCCGAGAGCAGCGAGCGGCCGCTTGGAGAATGGAATCACTATCGCATTGTCCTCGACGGTGGTGCGTTGGAGCTGCATGTGAATGGAGTCCTTCAGAACACAGCGGAAGCGTGCGAAGTGCGCCCGGGCCGAGTGGCGCTCCAGTCCGAGGGGGCGTTCATCGAGTTCAGGAACATCACGCTGCGTCCGCTGCCGGGAACGAGGTAA
- a CDS encoding protease inhibitor I42 family protein, translating to MLSVTTDAIDAVVSRLRVMGRAGWRAMRSAGVSSMESACSALRAHLVQGMRPVHRAHAVDVACSAQRAMPGAHSMHGAWARAASSVAVMIACVLIVTGCNSASSLPPGSAKVRVAEGRRDAEISMSGVLQVELLGHAGTGFDWRLAAIDRSLFEMTETPHVTPLDPGVIGGRTITTFTFRPLRPGQCTLVFEMVRPPSWNEPPGRVVQVEARVASGGR from the coding sequence ATGTTGAGCGTCACGACTGATGCGATCGATGCGGTGGTGTCGAGGCTTCGAGTGATGGGCCGTGCAGGCTGGCGTGCGATGCGGAGCGCAGGTGTGTCGTCGATGGAGAGCGCATGTTCGGCGCTACGAGCCCATCTGGTGCAGGGCATGCGCCCGGTGCATCGCGCGCATGCAGTGGATGTCGCGTGTTCGGCGCAGCGCGCGATGCCGGGCGCACACTCAATGCACGGCGCGTGGGCGCGCGCGGCATCGAGCGTGGCCGTGATGATCGCGTGTGTGCTGATCGTCACGGGCTGCAACAGTGCGTCGAGTCTTCCGCCGGGCAGCGCCAAGGTGCGCGTCGCCGAAGGGCGCCGTGATGCGGAGATCTCGATGAGCGGCGTGCTTCAGGTTGAACTGTTGGGTCACGCGGGGACGGGCTTCGACTGGAGGCTCGCGGCCATCGACCGTTCGCTCTTCGAGATGACGGAGACGCCGCATGTGACGCCACTCGATCCGGGGGTCATCGGAGGTCGGACCATCACGACCTTCACCTTCAGGCCGTTGCGTCCGGGACAGTGCACGCTCGTCTTTGAGATGGTGCGGCCGCCGTCGTGGAACGAGCCGCCCGGTCGAGTTGTGCAGGTCGAGGCCCGCGTGGCGAGTGGAGGCCGTTGA